A region from the Lonchura striata isolate bLonStr1 chromosome 16, bLonStr1.mat, whole genome shotgun sequence genome encodes:
- the LOC110470230 gene encoding noggin-2-like, which translates to MTAIRALLLCLCLGLPAGGQPFLRLRPSPSDNLPVKDIVEHPDPEYDPKEQDLDERTLRKKLGSHFDPGFMAVAVPGPANASGAAAAAGRGRAALPAELRRLELGPPRGPRLRLGKKARRKVLQWLWAHTHCPVFYAWKDLGVRFWPRYIKEGNCLAEKSCSLPEGMFCKPVKSVTKTFLRWHCQGWSSQKYCTWIPVQYPLISECKCSC; encoded by the coding sequence ATGACGGCGATCCGggcgctgctgctctgcctctgcctggggctgccgGCGGGCGGGCAGCCCTTCCTGCGCCTGCGACCCTCGCCCAGCGACAACCTGCCCGTCAAGGACATCGTGGAGCACCCGGACCCTGAGTACGACcccaaggagcaggacctggacgAGAGGACGCTGAGGAAGAAGCTGGGCAGCCATTTCGACCCCGGCTTTATGGCCGTGGCCGTGCCGGGGCCGGCCAACGCCTCgggcgccgcggcggcggcggggcgggggcgggcggcgctgccggccGAGCTGCGGCGGCTGGAGCTGGGGCCGCCCCGGGGCCCGCGCCTGCGGCTGGGCAAGAAGGCGCGGCGGAAGGTGCTGCAGTGGCTGTGGGCGCACACCCACTGCCCCGTCTTCTACGCCtggaaggacctgggggtgcgcTTCTGGCCGCGCTACATCAAGGAGGGCAACTGCCTGGCCGAGAAGTCCTGCTCGCTGCCCGAGGGCATGTTCTGCAAGCCCGTCAAGTCGGTCACCAAGACCTTCCTgcgctggcactgccagggctggtcCAGTCAGAAGTACTGCACCTGGATCCCCGTGCAGTACCCGCTCATCTCCGAGTGCAAGTGCTCCTGCTAA